Proteins co-encoded in one Brassica rapa cultivar Chiifu-401-42 chromosome A02, CAAS_Brap_v3.01, whole genome shotgun sequence genomic window:
- the LOC103851314 gene encoding zinc finger CCCH domain-containing protein 25 codes for MTMDDNNSVYVGGLPYDVTEEALRRVFSPYGTVHDIKIVNDQSVRGKCYGFVTFSNRRSADDAIQDMDGNIIGGRVVRVNEVTTRFGGRLSSGAQGRFQPQSPDERSDFSWERDRYRERDRSQERGRDRYEHSRGFERRSDHGMVDRNGYKERGFEGEEGGDWRGDSGRGVNGNSDHEGRSQETKREDSSMLDGGRGRDGKDHISNSNGDHSFQVKGDIEALIKTRDLLHDEVLVMEGRLRAKEDLCAELQQKFETLEDLLNGEKKLTSQRRKELAKLHKSYSRVRECSDNLKDCEQELQSLVNSVAREGVVGADEGLENGYA; via the exons ATGACGATGGACGATAATAACTCCGTCTACGTCGGCGGCCTCCCTTACGACGTCACCGAGGAAGCTCTCCGCCGCGTTTTCTCCCCTTACGGCACCGTTCACGACATCAAG ATTGTGAATGATCAGAGTGTGAGAGGGAAATGCTACGGCTTTGTCACATTCTCTAATCGTAGATCGGCTGATGATGCTATTCAAGACATGGATGGGAAC ATTATTGGTGGGCGTGTAGTGCGTGTGAATGAGGTGACAACGAGGTTTGGTGGAAGGTTGAGTTCAGGTGCTCAGGGGAGGTTTCAACCACAGAGCCCTGATGAGAGAAGTGATTTTAGTTGGGAGAGGGATCGGTACAGAGAAAGGGATAGGTCTCAGGAGAGGGGAAGAGATCGTTATGAGCATTCACGTGGTTTTGAGAGGAGAAGTGATCATGGTATGGTGGATAGGAATGGTTATAAGGAGAGAGGTTTTGAAGGTGAAGAAGGAGGAGATTGGCGTGGGGATAGTGGTAGGGGAGTCAATGGGAATAGTGATCACGAAGGAAGGAGCCAAGAAACAAAGAGAGAAGATAG TTCTATGCTTGATGGTGGGCGTGGCAGAGATGGCAAAGATCACATCTCTAACTCAAATGGAGATCACAGTTTTCAG GTTAAAGGAGATATTGAAGCGCTGATTAAGACTCGTGACCTGCTTCATGATGAG GTACTGGTGATGGAAGGCAGATTGAGAGCAAAAGAAGATCTGTGCGCAGAGCTACAGCAGAAGTTTGAG ACATTGGAAGATTTATTGAACGGTGAAAAGAAACTGACTTCACAACGCCGAAAAGAATTGGCAAAG CTACATAAATCATATTCAAGGGTCAGAGAGTGCAGCGATAACCTGAAAGACTGCGAACAGGAACTTCAG TCGCTTGTAAATTCAGTAGCTAGAGAAGGCGTGGTTGGTGCTGATGAAGGACTAGAAAACGGGTATGCGTAG
- the LOC103851315 gene encoding uncharacterized protein LOC103851315, producing the protein MEKSQRCNKDTNTNIGFCLLPSELIQNILFHLCIPEIIRMKLLNKFVLNTISDQTFIRQLNHGSQRDTWIFVYTRRWRRDNGVLHGFSNRSVRWFKIPVNEILTGEVFPGEDLYLLTASGNFLLFASNTHSGILAVDLVDKSVRRINSCPLGPRGTSSWRRSGMKLVPDPSNPSNFRFMFAEMVNNRPVLFTYHSKTTTWTTKEAEEVNNWGFKKNNNVFLSLSNRPHESIVMSVDDGSMMNRVPSILRPRMNQDAIRGCPSSVGFSRNDLESQLLHIHGDEYKVVIRLETIELSKLKRMKSLEVWEISSNGEKWELVSRAPSEVLSNKLCGVMMGCLERRLGVIRVALMTNREGLWNIIWLDYDKEKDKWEWVPLPHCRFLQGSNMAGISFSSGLTFSL; encoded by the coding sequence ATGGAGAAAAGCCAAAGATGTAACAAAGACACAAACACCAACATAGGCTTCTGCCTTCTTCCCTCTGAGCTCATACAAAACATTTTATTCCACCTCTGTATACCTGAGATCATCCGAATGAAACTACTCAACAAGTTTGTTCTAAACACAATCTCTGACCAAACCTTCATCAGACAACtcaaccatggatcacaaagaGACACATGGATCTTTGTCTATACAAGGCGTTGGCGTCGCGACAACGGTGTGCTTCACGGCTTTTCCAACCGTTCTGTACGGTGGTTCAAGATCCCCGTGAATGAAATTTTGACCGGTGAGGTTTTTCCCGGTGAAGATTTATATTTACTAACGGCTAGCGGTAACTTTCTTCTATTTGCTTCTAATACTCATAGTGGAATCCTAGCCGTTGATTTGGTGGACAAGAGTGTTAGAAGAATCAACTCATGTCCTTTAGGTCCACGTGGCACGTCCTCGTGGAGACGGTCCGGTATGAAGCTTGTACCCGATCCATCAAATCCAAGTAATTTCCGGTTTATGTTTGCTGAGATGGTAAATAACCGACCGGTTTTGTTTACTTATCATTCTAAGACAACCACGTGGACTACTAAAGAAGCAGAGGAAGTAAATAATTGGGGGTTTAAGAAAAACAATAACGTTTTCTTAAGCTTATCAAACCGACCTCACGAGAGTATTGTGATGAGCGTGGACGATGGGTCGATGATGAATCGTGTTCCATCGATTTTGAGGCCAAGGATGAACCAAGACGCTATCAGAGGATGCCCGTCAAGTGTTGGATTCAGCAGGAACGATCTAGAGAGTCAGTTGTTGCACATACATGGAGATGAATACAAAGTTGTTATTAGGTTAGAAACAATAGAGTTATCAAAGCTGAAGAGAATGAAGAGCCTAGAGGTTTGGGAGATAAGTTCAAACGGTGAGAAATGGGAGTTGGTGTCAAGAGCTCCAAGTGAAGTGCTCAGCAACAAGCTTTGTGGTGTGATGATGGGGTGCTTAGAGAGGAGACTAGGGGTGATTAGAGTGGCTTTGATGACGAACCGTGAGGGGTTGTGGAATATTATATGGTTGGATTATGATAAGGAGAAGGATAAGTGGGAATGGGTCCCTTTACCACATTGTAGATTCTTGCAAGGCTCAAATATGGCCGGTATTAGCTTTTCTTCTGGTCTCACTTTTTCATTGTAA
- the LOC103851316 gene encoding GDP-fucose transporter 1-like translates to MPPSRKQHYATSSLVISYALCSSLLAVINKLAITHFNYPALLTALQYLTSSLSVFLLGKLRLLRHDPFSLPTAKRFLPAAVVFYLAIFTNTNLLRHANVDTFIVFRSQPPPSGLTFLSLLVILSSAVGYVANDSAFTLTAYSWALGYLVTITTEMVYIKHMVSSLELNTWGFVLYNNLLSLMIAPVFWFLTGEHTEVLTAVNSNGGNVFDPVAFFAVALSCVFGFLISFFGFAARQAISATAFTVTGVVNKFLTVVINVVIWDKHATPVGLVCLLVTICGGVGYQQSVTVVKRPTSGPGKGDTDA, encoded by the coding sequence ATGCCACCCTCCCGCAAACAACACTACGCGACAAGCAGCCTCGTGATCAGCTACGCGCTCTGCTCCAGCCTCCTCGCCGTCATCAACAAACTCGCAATCACCCACTTCAACTACCCCGCCCTCCTCACCGCCCTCCAGTACCTAACCTCCTCCCTCTCCGTCTTCCTCCTCGGCAAACTCCGCCTCCTCCGCCACGACCCCTTCTCCCTCCCCACCGCCAAGCGTTTCCTCCCCGCCGCCGTCGTCTTCTACCTCGCCATCTTCACCAACACCAACCTCCTCCGCCACGCCAACGTCGACACCTTCATCGTCTTCCGCTCCCAGCCTCCCCCCTCGGGACTCACCTTCCTCTCCCTCCTCGTAATCCTCTCCAGCGCCGTCGGATACGTCGCGAACGACTCCGCCTTCACCCTGACGGCCTACTCGTGGGCCCTGGGCTACCTCGTCACCATCACCACGGAGATGGTTTACATCAAGCATATGGTCTCGAGCCTCGAGCTCAACACGTGGGGCTTCGTTCTCTACAATAATCTATTGTCTCTCATGATCGCGCCTGTCTTCTGGTTTCTCACGGGAGAGCACACGGAGGTTTTAACGGCGGTTAATTCTAACGGAGGGAACGTGTTCGACCCCGTTGCGTTCTTCGCTGTGGCGTTGTCGTGTGTGTTTGGTTTTCTCATCAGTTTCTTTGGGTTCGCTGCTAGGCAAGCTATCTCGGCTACTGCTTTTACCGTGACTGGCGTGGTGAATAAGTTTTTGACCGTTGTGATTAATGTTGTGATTTGGGATAAGCATGCCACTCCtgttggtttggtttgtttgCTTGTTACTATCTGTGGTGGTGTTGGTTATCAGCAGTCTGTGACCGTGGTTAAGAGACCGACCAGTGGTCCGGGTAAAGGAGATACTGATGCATGA
- the LOC103851317 gene encoding 26S proteasome regulatory subunit 8 homolog A, protein MAAVGVESMRPETAMEETCNVKIAAAKQGEGLKQYYLQHIHELQRQLRQKTNNLNRLEAQRNELNSRVRMLREELQLLQEPGSYVGEVVKVMGKNKVLVKVHPEGKYVVDIDKSIDINKITPSTRVALRNDSYVLHLVLPSKVDPLVNLMKVEKVPDSTYDMIGGLDQQIKEIKEVIELPIKHPELFESLGIAQPKGVLLYGPPGTGKTLLARAVAHHTDCTFIRVSGSELVQKYIGEGSRMVRELFVMAREHAPSIIFMDEIDSIGSARMESGSGNGDSEVQRTMLELLNQLDGFEASNKIKVLMATNRIDILDQALLRPGRIDRKIEFPNPNEDSRCDILKIHSRKMNLMRGIDLKKIAEKMNGASGAELKAVCTEAGMFALRERRVHVTQEDFEMAVAKVMKKDTEKNMSLRKLWK, encoded by the exons ATGGCTGCCGTAGGAGTGGAGTCGATGCGTCCGGAGACAGCGATGGAGGAAACCTGCAACGTCAAGATAGCGGCGGCGAAACAAGGGGAGGGACTTAAGCAGTACTATCTGCAGCACATCCATGAGCTCCAGCGCCAGCTCCGCCAGAAAACTAACAACCTCAATCGCCTCGAAGCTCAGAGGAATGAACTCAATTCTCGAG tACGAATGCTCAGAGAAGAGTTGCAGCTGCTTCAAGAACCTGGCTCCTATGTTGGTGAAGTAGTCAAAGTGATGGGGAAAAACAAGGTCTTGGTTAAG GTTCATCCAGAGGGGAAGTATGTTGTTGATATTGACAAAAGCATAGACATAAATAAAATCACACCATCGACAAGAGTTGCTCTCCGTAACGATAGCTATGTTCTTCACCTCGTCCTGCCAAGTAAAGTTGATCCGCTGGTCAACCTTATGAAAGTTGAGAAGGTTCCCGACTCTACATATGACATGATTGGTGGTCTTGACCAGCAAATTAAGGAAATAAAAGAG GTCATTGAGCTGCCTATCAAGCATCCTGAACTGTTCGAGTCTCTTGGAATTGCGCAGCCAAAG GGTGTGTTGTTATATGGTCCACCTGGAACTGGGAAGACACTTTTGGCTCGAGCTGTGGCACATCACACTGACTGTACGTTCATCAGAGTTTCTGGTTCCGAGCTGGTCCAGAAGTACATTGGAGAAGGTTCTAGAATGGTCAGAGAACTCTTTGTGATGGCAAG GGAGCATGCACCATCAATCATCTTCATGGATGAGATCGATAGTATTGGGTCTGCTCGTATGGAATCTGGAAGTGGAAACGGTGACAGTGAGGTGCAACGGACTATGCTTGAGCTTCTCAATCAACTTGATGGATTCGAAGCGTCAAACAAAATAAAG GTTCTGATGGCGACAAATCGAATTGATATTCTGGATCAAGCTCTTCTCAGGCCAGGAAGGATTGATAGGAAAATCGAATTCCCTAATCCTAATGAAGAT TCACGATGTGATATCTTGAAGATTCACTCAAGGAAAATGAATCTGATGCGTGGGATTGATCTGAAAAAGATTGCAGAGAAGATGAATGGTGCTTCAGGTGCTGAACTGAAG GCTGTGTGCACGGAGGCGGGCATGTTTGCTCTGAGGGAGAGGAGAGTACACGTGACACAGGAAGACTTTGAGATGGCGGTGGCGAAGGTTATGAAGAAAGACACAGAGAAGAACATGTCTTTGCGTAAGCTCTGGAAGTAG